A section of the Mycolicibacterium anyangense genome encodes:
- a CDS encoding DUF4190 domain-containing protein has product MTASGGDSGEKPQNEGEHGVPGGAYEAPPIEAGQAPSGFEAPPSPPAYTGYEAPGGYPPPSYPPPSYPPPSYPPQPGYPPPAGPPPGDYTQPGYPPPPPPPQQFGAPPYPGAGYGYPAPASGTNTLAIGSLVASVVGLLCGVGSIIGIVLGVVALNQIKQTRQGGYGLAVAGIVVGVASLVISLIWMIYAIN; this is encoded by the coding sequence ATGACAGCTTCCGGCGGCGACTCCGGCGAAAAGCCGCAGAACGAGGGCGAACACGGGGTTCCCGGCGGCGCCTACGAGGCCCCGCCCATCGAAGCCGGCCAGGCCCCGTCGGGATTCGAGGCTCCGCCCTCACCGCCCGCCTACACCGGGTATGAGGCACCGGGCGGCTACCCGCCGCCGAGCTACCCACCGCCCAGTTACCCGCCGCCGAGCTACCCCCCGCAGCCGGGCTATCCGCCGCCGGCCGGACCACCGCCCGGCGACTACACCCAGCCGGGCTACCCGCCGCCCCCGCCGCCGCCGCAGCAATTCGGTGCGCCCCCATACCCGGGTGCCGGCTACGGCTACCCGGCCCCGGCCAGCGGCACCAACACCCTGGCGATCGGCTCGCTGGTGGCCTCGGTGGTGGGTCTGCTCTGCGGTGTCGGCTCGATCATCGGCATCGTGCTGGGCGTGGTGGCCCTCAACCAGATCAAGCAGACCCGCCAGGGTGGCTACGGTCTGGCGGTCGCCGGAATCGTGGTCGGTGTCGCGAGCCTGGTCATCAGCCTGATCTGGATGATCTACGCGATCAACTGA
- a CDS encoding ABC transporter substrate-binding protein, translating into MASPGARARRVGAAAVAALTTASLISACGSTDDGLVVSLYTPASETATFTAVAKRCNEQLGSRFRIEQRSLPKAADDQRLQLARRLTGNDRTLDLMALDVVWTAEFAEAGWALPLSDDPAGQAEADAKADTLPGPLETAKWQGKLYAAPVTTNTQLLWYRADLVAPPPDTWDGMIAEATRLHAEGKPSWIAVQAKQYEGLVVWFNTLLESAGGQVLSDDGKRVTLTDTPEHRAATVKALQIIKSVATAPGADPSVTQTDEGTARLALEQGKAALEVNWPFVFASMLENAVKGGVPFLPLNDKPELAGSINDAGTFSPTDDQFTVAFDAAKEVFGFAPYPGVIPGQPTRVTLGGLNIAVAKTTRHPAESFEAIRCIRNLENQKYTSIEGGLPAVRTSLYSDPDFQKKYPQYAIIRDQLTTAAVRPATPNYQAVSTRISATLAPITQIDPDKTADELTEQVQKAIDGKGLIP; encoded by the coding sequence GTGGCAAGCCCTGGCGCACGCGCTCGGCGGGTGGGCGCCGCCGCGGTAGCCGCACTGACCACCGCCTCGCTGATATCGGCATGTGGTTCCACTGACGACGGGCTGGTGGTCAGCCTCTACACCCCGGCCAGTGAGACGGCGACGTTCACCGCGGTGGCCAAGCGGTGCAACGAGCAACTCGGCAGTCGCTTCCGCATCGAACAGCGCAGCCTGCCCAAGGCTGCCGACGATCAGCGCCTGCAGCTCGCGCGCCGGCTGACCGGCAATGACCGCACGCTGGACCTGATGGCCCTCGACGTGGTGTGGACCGCGGAGTTCGCCGAGGCCGGCTGGGCGTTGCCGCTCTCCGATGACCCGGCGGGCCAGGCCGAAGCCGACGCGAAGGCCGACACCCTGCCCGGACCGCTGGAGACCGCGAAGTGGCAGGGCAAGCTGTACGCCGCGCCGGTCACCACGAACACCCAATTACTCTGGTACCGAGCCGATCTCGTCGCACCCCCGCCGGACACCTGGGACGGCATGATCGCCGAGGCCACCCGACTGCACGCCGAGGGCAAGCCCAGCTGGATCGCCGTGCAGGCCAAGCAGTACGAAGGCCTGGTGGTGTGGTTCAACACCTTGCTGGAAAGTGCTGGGGGACAGGTGCTTTCCGATGACGGCAAGCGTGTCACGCTGACCGACACCCCGGAGCACCGGGCGGCGACGGTCAAGGCACTCCAGATCATCAAGTCCGTCGCCACCGCGCCGGGCGCCGACCCGTCGGTGACCCAGACCGACGAGGGCACCGCGCGCCTTGCCCTGGAGCAGGGCAAGGCGGCCCTGGAGGTCAACTGGCCCTTCGTATTCGCCTCGATGCTGGAGAACGCGGTCAAGGGCGGTGTGCCGTTCCTGCCGCTGAACGACAAGCCGGAGCTGGCCGGCAGCATCAACGACGCGGGCACCTTCTCGCCGACCGACGACCAGTTCACGGTGGCCTTCGACGCTGCCAAAGAAGTGTTCGGGTTCGCGCCGTACCCCGGTGTGATCCCCGGACAGCCGACCCGGGTGACATTGGGCGGACTGAACATCGCGGTGGCCAAGACCACCCGGCATCCCGCCGAGTCGTTCGAGGCGATCCGTTGCATCCGCAATCTGGAGAACCAGAAGTACACCTCGATCGAAGGTGGCCTGCCGGCGGTGCGCACCTCGCTTTACTCCGATCCGGACTTCCAGAAGAAGTACCCGCAGTACGCGATCATCCGCGATCAGCTCACCACCGCGGCGGTGCGCCCGGCGACCCCGAATTATCAGGCGGTATCGACGCGGATCTCGGCGACGCTGGCGCCGATCACCCAGATCGACCCGGACAAGACGGCCGACGAACTCACCGAACAGGTGCAAAAAGCCATCGACGGAAAGGGTTTGATCCCGTGA
- a CDS encoding carbohydrate ABC transporter permease, translating into MGARRATTWTVINVLVVVYALFPVLWILSLSLKPTSSVKDGKLIPSEITFDNYKGIFTGDAFSSALINSIGIGLITTVIAVVVGGMAAYAVARLDFPGKKLLIGAALLIAMFPQISLVTPLFNIERRIGLFDTWPGLIIPYITFALPLAIYTLSAFFREIPWDLEKAAKMDGATPGQAFRRVIAPLAAPGIVTAAILVFIFAWNDLLLALSLTATKAAITAPVAIANFTGSSQFEEPTGSIAAGAMVITIPIIVFVLIFQRRIVAGLTSGAVKG; encoded by the coding sequence ATCGGAGCACGCCGCGCCACCACCTGGACGGTCATCAATGTGCTCGTGGTGGTGTACGCGCTGTTCCCGGTGTTGTGGATCCTGAGCCTGTCGCTCAAGCCGACCTCGTCGGTCAAGGACGGCAAGCTGATCCCCTCGGAGATCACCTTCGACAACTACAAGGGGATCTTCACCGGGGACGCCTTCTCCTCGGCGCTGATCAACTCGATCGGTATCGGGCTGATCACCACCGTCATCGCCGTGGTGGTCGGCGGGATGGCCGCCTACGCTGTCGCTCGCCTGGACTTTCCCGGCAAGAAGCTGCTCATCGGCGCCGCCCTGCTGATCGCGATGTTCCCCCAGATCTCTTTGGTCACACCGCTATTCAACATCGAGCGGCGGATCGGCCTGTTCGATACCTGGCCGGGCCTGATCATCCCCTACATCACGTTCGCGCTGCCGCTGGCGATCTACACCCTCTCGGCGTTCTTCCGGGAGATTCCCTGGGATCTGGAGAAGGCCGCCAAGATGGACGGCGCCACCCCGGGCCAGGCGTTTCGCCGGGTGATCGCTCCGCTGGCCGCGCCGGGCATCGTCACCGCCGCGATCCTGGTCTTCATCTTCGCCTGGAACGACCTGCTGCTGGCCCTGTCGCTGACAGCCACCAAGGCCGCGATCACCGCCCCGGTGGCGATCGCGAACTTCACCGGCAGTTCGCAATTCGAGGAGCCGACGGGGTCGATCGCCGCCGGCGCGATGGTGATCACGATCCCGATCATCGTGTTTGTTCTGATCTTCCAACGACGGATAGTCGCCGGGCTGACCTCCGGTGCGGTGAAGGGGTAG
- a CDS encoding carbohydrate ABC transporter permease: protein MTAAVSRTPADAAARSDDKRSQRRLAYLLIAPAVILMLAVTAYPIIYAFWLSLQRYNLASPADTKFIWFQNYATILTDRYWWTAFVITAVITVISVAIEFVLGMALALVMHRTIFGKGLVRTAILIPYGIVTVAASYSWYYAWTPGTGYLANLLPDGSAPLTQQIPSLGIIIVAEVWKTTPFMALLLLAGLALVPEDLMRAAQVDGAGPWKRLIKVTLPLIKPAILVALLFRTLDAFRIFDNIYVLTGGSNDTASVSILGYDNLFKAFNIGLGSAISVLVFLSVAAIAFIFIKLFGASAPGTDNEVR, encoded by the coding sequence GTGACCGCCGCCGTCTCGCGCACTCCGGCCGATGCTGCGGCTCGCAGCGATGACAAGCGCTCGCAGCGCCGGCTGGCCTATCTGCTGATCGCGCCGGCCGTCATCCTCATGCTGGCCGTGACGGCCTACCCGATCATCTACGCCTTCTGGCTCAGCCTGCAGCGCTACAACCTGGCCAGCCCCGCCGACACGAAGTTCATCTGGTTCCAGAACTACGCCACCATCCTCACCGATCGGTACTGGTGGACGGCGTTCGTCATCACCGCGGTGATCACGGTGATCTCGGTGGCCATCGAGTTCGTGCTCGGCATGGCGCTGGCCCTGGTCATGCACCGCACCATCTTCGGCAAGGGGTTGGTGCGCACCGCAATTCTCATTCCCTACGGCATCGTCACCGTCGCGGCCTCCTACAGCTGGTACTACGCCTGGACGCCGGGCACCGGCTATCTGGCCAACCTGCTGCCCGACGGCAGTGCCCCACTGACACAACAGATTCCATCGCTGGGCATCATCATCGTGGCCGAGGTGTGGAAGACCACGCCGTTCATGGCCCTGCTGCTGCTGGCCGGGCTGGCGCTGGTACCCGAGGATCTGATGCGTGCCGCCCAGGTGGACGGTGCCGGACCCTGGAAGCGCCTGATCAAGGTGACGCTGCCGCTGATCAAGCCCGCCATCCTGGTGGCGCTGCTGTTCCGCACCCTGGACGCATTCCGTATCTTCGACAATATCTACGTGTTGACCGGCGGCTCCAACGACACCGCCTCGGTGTCGATCCTGGGCTACGACAACCTGTTCAAGGCGTTCAACATCGGCCTGGGGTCGGCGATCAGCGTGCTGGTCTTCCTATCGGTGGCCGCCATCGCGTTCATCTTCATCAAGCTGTTCGGCGCCTCGGCGCCCGGCACGGACAACGAGGTGCGGTGA
- a CDS encoding DUF4190 domain-containing protein, with the protein MTNPPPPFEGAAPDPYAPVDYPANYPPLPPPVYPAPYPLAGYPYPPYPGDPYDPYRPLKPPGTNGKAIAALVCSLAGMVFCGLPSIAGVILGIVAMRETKRTGQDGFGLAVAGVAIGAAIVALALLYVLFMVFIVTSTSSYENL; encoded by the coding sequence ATGACCAACCCCCCGCCGCCGTTCGAGGGCGCCGCGCCGGACCCGTATGCGCCGGTCGACTACCCGGCGAACTATCCGCCGCTGCCGCCGCCGGTGTACCCGGCGCCATACCCGCTGGCCGGTTATCCGTACCCGCCCTATCCCGGTGACCCCTACGATCCGTACCGGCCGCTCAAGCCGCCGGGCACCAACGGCAAGGCCATCGCCGCGCTGGTCTGTTCGCTGGCCGGGATGGTGTTCTGCGGTCTGCCCTCGATCGCCGGGGTGATCCTGGGCATCGTCGCGATGCGCGAGACCAAGCGCACCGGGCAGGACGGCTTCGGCCTGGCCGTCGCCGGGGTGGCGATCGGCGCGGCCATCGTCGCACTGGCACTGCTCTACGTGCTGTTCATGGTCTTCATCGTGACCAGCACCAGCTCCTACGAGAACCTCTAG
- a CDS encoding ABC transporter ATP-binding protein: protein MAEIVLDRVTKSYPDGSVAVKDLSLTIADGEFVILVGPSGCGKSTTLNMIAGLEDITSGELRIGGERVNEKAPRDRDIAMVFQSYALYPHMTVRQNIAFPLTLAKLKKDEIARKVDETAKILDLSDFLDRKPAQLSGGQRQRVAMGRAIVRNPKAFLMDEPLSNLDAKLRVQMRGEIARLQNRLGTTTVYVTHDQTEAMTLGDRVVVLRAGQAQQIGSPQELYDKPANLFVAGFIGSPAMNFFPASLTEVGVRLPFGEVTLAPEVFDVVRSHPTPGNVIVGVRPEHIEDASLIDAYERIRALTFQTTVDLVESLGADKYVYFATSGDSARSVQLAELAAESGTGENEFVARLSAESKAAAGQTVELALDTTKLHIFDADSGVNLTLAPQA from the coding sequence ATGGCTGAGATCGTCCTGGACCGGGTGACCAAGAGTTACCCCGACGGTTCGGTGGCCGTGAAGGACCTGAGCCTGACGATCGCCGACGGTGAGTTCGTGATCCTGGTCGGCCCGTCCGGGTGCGGAAAGTCCACCACACTCAACATGATTGCCGGTCTGGAGGACATCACCTCCGGCGAGCTGCGGATCGGCGGCGAGCGGGTCAACGAGAAGGCGCCGCGCGACCGCGACATCGCCATGGTGTTCCAGTCCTATGCGCTCTATCCGCATATGACAGTTCGGCAGAACATCGCCTTCCCGCTGACGCTGGCCAAACTCAAGAAGGACGAGATCGCCCGCAAGGTCGACGAGACCGCGAAAATCCTTGACCTGAGCGACTTCCTGGACCGCAAGCCCGCACAGTTGTCCGGCGGCCAGCGCCAGCGCGTCGCCATGGGCCGCGCCATCGTGCGCAACCCCAAGGCATTCCTCATGGACGAGCCGTTGAGCAACCTCGACGCCAAGCTGCGGGTGCAGATGCGCGGTGAGATCGCCCGGCTGCAGAACCGGCTGGGCACCACCACCGTTTACGTCACCCACGACCAGACCGAGGCGATGACCCTCGGTGACCGGGTCGTGGTGCTGCGGGCCGGGCAGGCCCAGCAGATCGGCAGCCCGCAGGAGTTGTACGACAAGCCGGCCAACCTGTTCGTCGCCGGGTTCATCGGCTCGCCGGCCATGAACTTCTTTCCCGCCAGCCTCACCGAGGTCGGGGTGCGGTTGCCGTTCGGTGAGGTGACGCTGGCCCCGGAGGTCTTCGACGTGGTCCGCAGCCATCCCACTCCGGGCAACGTGATCGTCGGCGTGCGACCCGAACACATCGAGGACGCCTCGTTGATCGACGCCTACGAGCGCATCCGGGCGCTGACCTTCCAGACCACCGTGGATCTCGTCGAGTCGCTGGGGGCGGACAAGTACGTTTATTTCGCGACCTCCGGGGACAGCGCCCGCTCGGTCCAGCTGGCCGAACTGGCCGCCGAATCCGGTACCGGCGAAAACGAGTTCGTGGCGAGGCTTTCCGCTGAGTCCAAGGCGGCCGCCGGGCAGACCGTGGAGCTGGCGCTGGACACCACCAAGCTGCACATCTTCGATGCCGACAGCGGTGTCAACCTCACCCTGGCACCCCAGGCATAA
- a CDS encoding general stress protein: MTSPFSSGPNPGTTPAGAAAGSRRGPVGLPTPPKGWPIGSYPTYAEAQKAVDYLSDQQFPVQQVTIVGVDLMQVERVTGRLTWPKVLGGGVITGAWLGIFIGLVLGFFSPNPWASLITGVVAGVIFGLITSSVPYAMARGTRDFSSTMQLVAGRYDVLCDPQNAEKARDLLARLTI; this comes from the coding sequence ATGACCAGCCCCTTCTCGTCCGGACCCAATCCTGGCACCACGCCCGCGGGCGCTGCGGCGGGCTCGCGCCGCGGCCCGGTCGGTCTGCCGACGCCCCCGAAGGGCTGGCCGATCGGTTCCTATCCCACCTACGCCGAGGCCCAGAAGGCCGTCGACTACCTGTCCGACCAGCAGTTCCCGGTGCAGCAGGTGACCATCGTCGGCGTCGACCTGATGCAGGTCGAGCGCGTCACCGGGCGGCTGACGTGGCCCAAGGTGCTCGGCGGCGGTGTCATCACCGGTGCCTGGCTGGGCATCTTCATCGGCCTGGTGCTGGGTTTCTTCAGCCCCAATCCGTGGGCGTCGCTGATCACCGGTGTGGTCGCCGGCGTGATCTTCGGGCTCATCACTTCCTCGGTGCCGTACGCCATGGCTCGCGGCACAAGGGATTTCAGCTCCACCATGCAGTTGGTGGCCGGGCGCTACGACGTGCTGTGCGACCCGCAGAACGCCGAGAAGGCCCGGGACCTGCTGGCGCGCTTGACGATCTAG